The region TACACAGGTATTGATCCCAACCGAGACTGTAGTCGAAATGAAAGGCTCCAAACGCGTCGAAAGCACCCGGATGTTTTTCCCAGGCTACGTTCTCGTCGAGATTGAATGCAATGACAAAGCTGAGATTTCTGATCGCGCCTGGCACCTGATTAAAAGTACACCGAAGGTCACTAGCTTTGTCGGGGGACAAAAACCGACGCCGCTGAGCCAGGATGAAGTGGATCAGATTGTTCACCACGTCGAAACTGCGGCAGAAAAGCCCAAGCCGAAGTTTACGTTTGAACGAGGTGAGATCGTTCGGATCAATCACGGTCCCTTCACCAGCTTTACCGGTACGGTTGAAGAGGTTAATGCCGACAAAAATATGCTTAAAGTCAGTGTAACGATTTTTGGGCGGGCAACACCGGTTGAGCTTGGTTTTTTAGAAGTCGAAAAAGTTTCTTTCTCAGAAGAGAGCTAATCAATATTTGGAATTACAGGCATTGGGAGGGCGCTTTAGGCGTCCGATCATAACCAATCATCAATATGGCAAAAAAAGTTACAGCAATGATTAAGCTTCAGGTTCCCGCTGGAAAGGCGAACCCAGCTCCTCCGATTGGAACGGCTCTGGGTCCGCAAGGCGTGAACATTATGGAGTTCTGCAAACAGTTCAACGCAAAGACCTCAACTTTGGGAGATATCAAGATCCCCGTCGTTATTACGGTTTATGCGGATCGTTCATTCACCTTCATTACCAAGACCCCGCCGGCTGCCGACTTAATCAAAAAGGCAATCAAGCTGGAAAAAGGGTCTGGCAAGCCAAATCGCGAAAAGATCGGTTCAATCACTCGCGCTCAGCTCGAAGAAATCGCGAAGTTGAAATTGCCCGATCTGAACACAACTAATCTTGAGGCCGCTATTCGCACCATTGAAGGCACAGCAAAAAGCCTGGGCCTCGACATCAAATAATCTTCAGATTGCGGATTGTGGATAGCGAAGCATTGGGCATCGGCTCAACATGGGTCATTTGCAATCTAAAGTCCGCAATCCTATGAGGGAGTGGCCACACAGCCGGTAAGCTCCGGATTCCCTGTGCCCACGCTAAGACCTGAAAGGAAACAATAATGGCAGGAAAAAAGTTTAAGGCTGCACTCGCCCAAGTTGAGATAGGTAAACTCTACCTACTGTCCGACGCCATCGCGCTTTGCAAAAAAATCAAACCGGCAAAGTTTGACGAAACGGTTGAAGTGACAATGGTTTTGGGTGTTGACCCACGCAAAGCGGACCAGATGGTACGTGGTACCATCGTGCTTCCGCACGGGCTCGGCAAATCCAAGAAAGTCGCCGTCATAGCCGGTTCGCCGGAAAAACAGCGCGAGGCACAGGAAGCCGGCGCCGATGAAGTGGGTGGCGATGATTTAGTCGAAAAGATCAAAGGTGGATATCTGGATTTTGATGCGTTGATTGCAACGCCGGACATGATGCGATCGGTTGGTACGCTGGGTAAGATTCTCGGCCCGCGCGGTTTGATGCCGAATCCGAAGACCGGAACGGTGACCTTGGAAGTCGCCAATGCCGTTAATGAAACCAAAGCAGGTAAAGTGGAATTCCGCGTTGACAAAACCGGAGTGATCCACGTTCCGGTCGGCAAAGTTTCGTTTGCCGCCGAAAAGATCACTGAAAACGCGAAATCGCTGATTGACGCGGTGCTAAAAGCTAAGCCGGCGACAGCAAAAGGCAAATACGTCAAGAAGGTAAATGTTGCTTCGACAATGGGTCCCGGCATTCTGGTTGATCCGACCTCCATCGGAGCGTAACCACTTCCCTTCTTGGGCAAGAATTCCACTGAACGTTTTGGAGATTGAGACATGAAAACGAGAGAGCAAAAAGAACAAAACCTCGCGGCACTCAAAGAAGAGTTTAGCAATACCGGTCATGCTTTGATGGTCAGCTTTCAGGGGTTGACGGTTGAAAAAGATGGCGAATTGCGCCGCGCGCTGGAAGCCGCCCAGTTGAATTACCGGGTTATCAAAAACACGATTGGCCGTTTGGCAGTTGAGAACACACCGCTTGATTCCCTGAAGGACCATTTCAAGGGAATGACCGCGCTGGCCTATAGCCCGAGCGATCCTGTCGGTTTGGCCAAAGTGCTGAGCAAATTTGCCAAGGAAAATGCGCAACTCACGTTCAAGGCGGGAGTTGTTGATGGTCGCGCCATCAATGTGAAGGACATTGACGCGTTGGCTTCCCTGCCGTCGAAAGAAGAGTTGGTCAGCAAGTTGATGTTCTTGCTGAATGCTCCTGCGCAGCGTTTGGCAACAGTTATCAATGCCGTTCCGCGTAATCTGGCTGTCGTCGTGAAACAGATCGCCGACAAAAAGGAAGCGGCGTAATGGCTTCAGACAATCTCATCACACTTGATTGAGATTGTCTGAGAAAAAGTTTTTGAAATTGCATTTTTGATCGGGTGCCTGTCAGTGTCCGATCACTCGTCACCAGAAACTCACGAAGGAGTGATGCCCGGAGTCAGTCGCTGGTAACGTCGCGCATTGAGTTTTTGCGACGTAAGAGTCAACCATATTTCAGTTCTGCCTTAGAGTGTACGTTAACAGGCAGAAATCTTTTGGAGGATTAGTTAATATTATGGCTGATATCAATGGCATTGTTGAACAAGTTGCGGGTCTGACCTTACTCGAAGCCTCTGAGTTGGTGAAGGCTCTGGAAGAGAAATTCGGTGTTTCCGCTGCCGCTGCTGCTGTTGCCGCTGCTCCTGCTGCCGCTGGTGCCGCTGCCGCTGCTCCTGCAGAAGAAAAAGACTCCTTTGAAGTAGTTCTGACTGGTGCTGGCGCGAACAAGATCAACGTGATCAAAGTCGTTCGCGAATTGACCGGCCTCGGATTGAAAGAAGCCAAGGAATTGGTTGATGGCGCTCCGAAGACCGTCAAAGATGGTGTCAACAAGGAAGAAGCCGAGAAAATGAAGAAGTCGTTGACCGATGCGGGCGCTTCGGTTGAATTGAAATAAAGCGAATTAAGCATAAAACCCTGCAAAATTTGGAAGGCTCTATCATTGTTACCAATGACGGAGTTTTCCACGCTTTGCATTAATTTCTTGAATTGATTTTGGTTTGCCGTCGGCAGTGATGCCGAAAAGCTGAGGCGAGGAGCGGGACCATCCCTTTTGATCTCAGTAGGTTATTGCTCTTGCCTGATTCTAAATCAGATTATTTGTTGAGTGGTCAAGAGCGA is a window of Acidobacteriota bacterium DNA encoding:
- the nusG gene encoding transcription termination/antitermination protein NusG, whose translation is MAKQWFIIHTYSGYERKVRDSLNSRIQAFGMGDEITQVLIPTETVVEMKGSKRVESTRMFFPGYVLVEIECNDKAEISDRAWHLIKSTPKVTSFVGGQKPTPLSQDEVDQIVHHVETAAEKPKPKFTFERGEIVRINHGPFTSFTGTVEEVNADKNMLKVSVTIFGRATPVELGFLEVEKVSFSEES
- the rplK gene encoding 50S ribosomal protein L11 yields the protein MAKKVTAMIKLQVPAGKANPAPPIGTALGPQGVNIMEFCKQFNAKTSTLGDIKIPVVITVYADRSFTFITKTPPAADLIKKAIKLEKGSGKPNREKIGSITRAQLEEIAKLKLPDLNTTNLEAAIRTIEGTAKSLGLDIK
- a CDS encoding 50S ribosomal protein L1 gives rise to the protein MAGKKFKAALAQVEIGKLYLLSDAIALCKKIKPAKFDETVEVTMVLGVDPRKADQMVRGTIVLPHGLGKSKKVAVIAGSPEKQREAQEAGADEVGGDDLVEKIKGGYLDFDALIATPDMMRSVGTLGKILGPRGLMPNPKTGTVTLEVANAVNETKAGKVEFRVDKTGVIHVPVGKVSFAAEKITENAKSLIDAVLKAKPATAKGKYVKKVNVASTMGPGILVDPTSIGA
- the rplJ gene encoding 50S ribosomal protein L10, which produces MKTREQKEQNLAALKEEFSNTGHALMVSFQGLTVEKDGELRRALEAAQLNYRVIKNTIGRLAVENTPLDSLKDHFKGMTALAYSPSDPVGLAKVLSKFAKENAQLTFKAGVVDGRAINVKDIDALASLPSKEELVSKLMFLLNAPAQRLATVINAVPRNLAVVVKQIADKKEAA
- the rplL gene encoding 50S ribosomal protein L7/L12, whose translation is MADINGIVEQVAGLTLLEASELVKALEEKFGVSAAAAAVAAAPAAAGAAAAAPAEEKDSFEVVLTGAGANKINVIKVVRELTGLGLKEAKELVDGAPKTVKDGVNKEEAEKMKKSLTDAGASVELK